The Oncorhynchus clarkii lewisi isolate Uvic-CL-2024 chromosome 31, UVic_Ocla_1.0, whole genome shotgun sequence genome includes the window TAGTTAGCGAACCCGTgtgctagcttgctagttagcaACACCGTgtgctagttagttagctagcacacGGCATCGCCCCCACCTCCCGCCTGTTCTGTTCTGAATAAAACAGTGTCTGACAGGAGGGGGCGAAGTACACTGCCAATTGGTGTCTAGCTACTCCGGTACACAGCAGGTGGGAGGTGGGGGTAACACCGTGTGCTTGCGACACCGTGTGCTTGCTAGATAGTTAGCACATGGTGTCGCACCTGCCTCCCGCCTGCTGTGTACCGGAGTCCTCCTTAAGACTAGTTGGCTAAGTTAGCACACAGTGTTCTTCGCTCTTGCCTGCCGAACACCTGCCCTCACTGTCGTTAACAGAACTGTGGGAAAACAGTGTCCGACAGGCGGGGGCAAAAGAcactagctatagctagctaccaTTTTTGCCCCAGCCTCTTCTTCTACTGTGGCATTTATCAGCAGAtggcatccaacgttatggtgcattaccgcTATCTACTGTACTTAAGTGCTGGAGTCATATAGTTTATATAGTTTAAAAATGGACCAACAGACATATAAAGAGGGGTTCCTGCAGATGCAGGAACGCCCTAAATTACAGGCTGCAGTTGCACCCTTATCCTAATGGAGGCTAACTCCACATAGCTTGTTGGTcaaagcctatggggaaattaatgtttttttttttataaacataGAAAATAGCAGAGTTTATACAGAAAAAAAACTTTGTCTCCTAAACTTCTGTTAACCTCAGCCCTTATTTCGGCGTTTATCCCAAAACCCCATTCTTTCTCCATGAATTTCccccataggaatggctgaacgacCTGTACGAACCAGATGTTACTAATTTCCAGTTAAACTGTCGAGCTCTTCAACATATCCGCATTAGAAATGGTTGTGGGATTTGCTTCCTGTATTACCGACGCGACAGAATCGATAACTGTGGCATACTGTGAGTGTCTTGAAGAGCGACAGCCCTGAAAATGATTCTGTTGGTAGCCTAAATGCATCACCATATGGACTAGGCCTAAAATAATGTCAGACGTGAAATGTTATGACATCATCACTCTGTATTCTATGCGTAACCTCGCCTACTATTGCTATTGTAAACTACCCAACAACAGGCAAAGAGACGGTTTATTCAAATGTTGGCTATCCATGTGATACATATTTACTAACTTCCAATAGATGTGTTGTTACAAGCTTATTTACACGAACCAACATGCGCAATTAGTAAGGCAAAGACGCCAGGTGAAAGTCAACTGCGACAGCAGTCAAGCATTAGTGTTCTTACCTGTGCACGCTCGGTAGGTCTGATAAATAGCCTAATCCTGTCTTCAACACGTTGTCTTCTTACTTATTACAGCATGCTAAATAAATGTTCATGTCACGATACGATAATTATTTGACCAATTCTGAATACGCCATACTTAGAACGAATGTTAATAGTGCTGGAAAAACCTAATCACTTACATTTATGATAACAGTTTGAAAAACGATACGTCGTgcatttatcccaaaatattatGCGGGGAAACAAAACGATGAAGCGGCGTGAAGTGAAATGTCGCAACTTGGTAGCTGgctaaataaaaagcagagagacaagctagacCAGAGGAGGGCGAGGTAAAAATCGAGGGAGGGCAAAAGCAGAAGGGAGGAGTTCAGGAGAAAAGTGTTGTTTGGTATTACGCATTGCCGAAGAGCCGTGCATTGCCTCCATTTTAGGGGAATCCCATTAAGCTGTGTTATCCGCGGCAAGAGGGCGGTAACTGGATGGGTCACTTCAGgttctgtctctaccctttatATTTTGGTAAACCTACTTTACCGAATGTCATGGTCCACAATCTCAGGTATACAGCTTCATGTCCTAAATGGTATTACAGGGTAGCCACCGTCATAACAGCCTCTATTACAGATCACACTATTCTTTCATTTATGATAATGACTCACCTGTAAAAATGTTTCAGAGGTAGGTACTAGATTTACAACTAGGGATAAACCTACCTGTAAATCTAGTACCTATGTATGCTGCAGGTAGAGGAGCACTGTGGATCATTGGTGTGCTGTTATTGTAGCATGTGCAACATTCAGATTTATATCCAATCACTCCTATGCACAATTATAAAGTAATACACCCAAAGTATAATTTACACAGAAAGGGATGATCATTGAGACTAGACCAGATTCACCAGAAAACTAGAGATGACATTTTCAGTGGAGACAGTTGTGGTGACACAGATTTGGCACCACCTGCTGgagcaacagagagagggggacgaaGGGACAGCACTGGATTATAATGACGGTCCAATCGTGACCTGGCTGGCAACGACACATTTGTACCAACCAGAGACAGGTGTGTAGGCTACATGTGTAGTAAGGATGTGgacataccaacacactctacCTGGTGTATCAGTTACAAGACATGACACCAGTTAATATTTTTTCTTCTATATACAAAAGAGGAGACAAGGACAGCACAAAAATAAGTGAGTATACTGTGCTACTGATTGAGGTCATTATTACAATCTAATTTAGTGAgacttttttattttcttcttcaGTCACAAGTCTTTCTCAGTCGTTTGTCATCTGACAAATCATTCAACAGCTTTACCTACATAATTCACAACAAAATGGTGGCATAATATGAATACAAAAACagtaagggggaaaaaaatagcTTATTCTCTTTGAAACAAAATCCGTTACAAAAATGTGCTTATAAAATCAATATCAAAATGACTATCagggaaaatatttttttccccctggtATATAACCAACAGTTCTGCACGAGAACCGTAAAGGTTTCATCAGAAGGCTTGGGCGATTGAGAGGTGCATGGTATTGGTAGTCACCCTGTCCCAATTGGTactctattctctatgtagtgcacgaCTTTTGACCGGGGTTCTAGTCAAAAGTGCActatattagggaatagggtgccaattgtgACGAGCCCTGGATTTTCTCTATGAAATGTCATGACCACAATGTGGCTTAGTGAAGTACACAAAAACAAATGACATTGAAGGGAAATAAGCACGTTTTGCTAAATGGAAAACTGTCCATGGACTAAAGGTTCGGATGCAGGCTAGCAGGGAGCTGTACGCTGTTAGTGGAGAGTTTTGACAATGTGTGTATCCCATATCTCCTTGTTCCCGAAGTGTGCATTTGTTCACTACTACCCTCATatagcattggattggtgtaggCATGGTTAAAAACACCTTTTTCTAATACCAGTtatttcctttcaaatccatGGAGGGACGTGAAGAAGTGCACATTTGCAGGAAGCGCCCATAATGTCTGTATAGACGAGGCTCAAcccttccctctttctccaaCTTGGTCCTCTCACTACTACCGCCACTGTTCCACATTATCCATGTAGTCCTCAATGGTGCTGTTCTCCTCCAGACCCCAACAGTCTGGCAGCTGCACCTCAGCCTCAACAGgctctccacctcccctcttctGATGCTTCCTTTCTGGGGAGGGTGGTCGTAGGTGGGTGGTGATTGCCTCCCCAGCCTGGGTCTCTGTCCACTGGGGCTTATCGCTGGGCCACTCGGCCACCCCATCCCCAGCCTGGTTGACCCCAGCTTCCCTCTGAGCCTCCTCCTCTTCTGCTGCCTCCTCTCCCTGGCCTGTTTCCTCTCCTGCTCCCGGGCCACCTGGAAGCGATGGAGCAACAGGTCACGGGCATACTCGTACAGCTCTGTCCACTGGGCCTTATCGCTGGGCCTCTACGCTGGCTGCCCGCGTGCCTGTTGAGCTGGGTGAAGAGGGAGATGAACGCCAGGCGGAAGATCCTCTTAAACAGGTACTGGGTTTCCCTCTGGTACTCTGTCAGGCCGAAGAAGGCCATGCCCCGCAGGTTCCGCTTGGCGCTCTCTAATAACACAGCCCAGCGCTCGTCCTCGCTCATGGCCGAGACATTGTAGCAGCCCACCAGGCTGAGGTCTGCCAGCATGCGGACCTGCCAGGTGTTGGCCAGGTTGTAGGGGCAGTCCATGAACTCCTGCAGGGAGCAGCCGGACCAGTCATCCCCGGGGTAGCAGCTGGGCAGCTCGGCCAGCGTGGGGGCGCGCCCGTCACACACGTGCAGGGAGGCCTTCCAGGTGGCACCGCACTGCACGTGCCGCCACTCGCTCAGGTAGCGCCACACCGGGTCACGCAGGATGGTGATGTAGTAGTAGTTCCGGCTGAAGAACAGCAGACAGATAGAatatagagagacagaacagagagacagacagaacagaacagaacagagtgaacagagagacagaacagaacaaagagagagacagacagacagaacagagagagacacagacagaacagagagagacacagacagaacagagagagagacagacagaacagagagagacagacagaacagagagagagagagacagacagaacagagagagagagagacagacagaacagagagagagagagaacagagagagagacagaacagagagagagagacagaacagagagagagagagacagaacagacagaacatagagagacagacagaacagagagagacagacagaacagagagagacagacagaacagagagagacagacagaacagagagagacagacagaacagagagagacacagacagaacagagagagagacagacagaacagagcgagacagacagaacagagcgagacagacagaacagagagagagacagacagaacagagagagagagagagaaagagagacagacagaacagagagagacagacagaacagagagagacagacagaacagagagagacagacagaacagagagagacagacagaacagagtgaaCAGCGAGAAAGATACCTAGGTCAGTTAATTTGTCTTTAGACTTGTTTAGAATTCAGCACCTCTTATATAATTGTAATAACCAACACAATGGTCTCAATGAGtaagtcacaaatggcaccctatttcctataaagtgacctacttttgaacagggcctcTGATCAAAAACAGTGCACTACAAATGGGAATAGGGGGGTAATTTGGGACTCTGCAGCTCAAGATGAACAGAGAGTCACAGGGGAGGTGCTTGCTATTGACCCCGCTTAACCAGACCAGAATCCCCTTTCAACCCTAGAGAAGCATGGATGCATTTGTCTCTGATTGATCATGCATAATAAAATATGAGATGTGAATTCAATTTAGGAACAAGATACTGAACAAACTGAAATTGTTGTCCACAAGTAATTTCAAATCCAGTGCTCTGGGTGGCACTCTTACCTGGGAACTGTAGGCTTCTTGGGGGGCTCGCGCGTGTTCATGAGAGACGGCACGCAGTTGGTCAGCTCGGTCCAGTCCGCGTGAAGACCACAGCTCTAGCCAGTGGAGAACCGAGAGAAAAGCCACGTTTCCCTTTTACCTGGCCGGTAACAGGTGCATTTCTTTTGGCCAGCATGACACTCGCAAGGCCTCTCGAGTTTAATATTACGCACTAAATGTCGACCAAATGTTGTGCCCCCTGTCTAATGAATGTTTAGGAAAACAATAACATCATCTCCCTGGATATTGAAGTCTACGAGTCGACTGAGGTCTGCAGAAGTGAAATTGAAGCGGGGAACAAAACGGGCTAGGGCACAGTCCTCAGCGACGTATGTGTCCTGTCCACTGAAGCCAATGTCGTTTCCCTGGGACCCGATGGCATTGCTGCCCGAGTTGGAGGCCAATGATCCTAGGTGCAACAGTTGGCGATCGGATCTAGGACAAAGGTACTGAAGCACAATAACGCCAAAGAGCAAGATTATCACCAGGGCAATCAAGAGCCGGTGGTGGTTGGTGGACCTTTCATCCATCTTCCCGAGAGAAACTAAACCACATTACTCAAGCAGTCTGACCCACTGGGCCCTGCCTCGGTTGGAGGCAAACACTGCGTTCTAGCTTTATTGCTTTCACTTCGTTAACTTAACAAAAACAATGGCCAGCTATGGCTGGCTAGCGGAACAAGTAGCCAGGCTAAGCTAGCCACACAACATTCGCATAAAAACAGAGAGGGCTTTTGATGTTTCACGAAATAATTATGTTACAGACGTGATAACATTTACCCCTCACAGCAGTCTGCTTGTATGTCACGAAAACATTACAGATTTTGTGTTTCCCACCAAGAATTAGGTGCTTATAGCCAGCCCCCTTCCATCACCATGTTCCCGATCCCTAAACTTTCTTCCCAGAATCCCCTGCGTTGGCTGGGGCTCGTGAAATGACGCCATTTACATACATGGGCGGAGGTTCTCTGATGTGAGCCAATCAATGACTGTATATATTGGCCAGTCCATAAAGATGTATCTGTACCATGCTGCCCAGATTTGATATTGTGATTTTATTACTTTGTAGATGCATACAACACCCGCATGTCAAAGTTTCTAGAACTATACGGAGGAGTTATCTTAACTCCTAGGTAGATACCACTTTCCCGTGAACCTCGATGTAccgccgaaatagctcagttgggagagcgttagactgaagatctaaaggtccctggttcgatcccgggtttcggcaggcttatacattttgaatgaatTTGAAGAATGCAGTGCTCGCATACCATTGGGATAATCTATGTGCCACGGGTTGAGGACCAAAtactaaaataaaatatttgataGTCAACGTGTTTCCTTTTGCTATACAATGAAGGCCTACTGATGTTGGAAGGTTACGGTAAGCACCACAGCTTTTCAGAACTTTCCAGAGGAATTATCTACTCTCTTTGTGAAGGAGTATAGACAATACCTGTAGTCTCTAAACACAGAAAGGCATGTGCATTATTGAATACTCATAAAAAGTCTAATGGGTTTAATTTGAATCCTACAGACAAAGAACcacacactgtgtacaaaacaatTAAGAACACCAGCTatttccatgatatagactgaccatgtgaatccaggttaaagctatgatcccattgatgtcacttgttcagGTTAAAGgattaagccttgagacatagattgtgtaaTGTGTGCCAgtcagaggttgaatgggcaagataaaatatttaagtgcctttgaacatggTATAGGTAGGTGCCAgccgcaccagtttgtgtcaagaactgtaacactgctgggtttttcaggcttaacagtttcccatgtgtatgaagaatggtccacaacccaaaggacatcaagccAATTTGACACAAATGTGGGAAGCGTTGGCGTCAACATGGGGGGAGACACAATATCTGCATTTTTCAGAGAGCATATGCTTCTTCGTTGCAAAGGTTCATTTGTTGAAATGCATATCTTTAAAAGGTAATGTTTCATCTTTAGGGTAAACCTAACTTGTATTTAGAGGGTCATTATGTAAATGTCAGAAATTCAGAATATAAACCATTCAAGACCATTTAAATATCTGCAGTCTTTATTTCAACAAGACTAGGAAGACACCTTTTCTTTTACAATTTAGCATCTATCTCATCTTGTTTTTCTCATAACATTTAGGAGATACTCAGAAGTAAAAACATGGATTGTTATGGCCTCTTTCAGAGACATCTAAAATGGCTGCTCATTTACATATTACTTTGTCACTCATAtgaatcccaaatgacaccctattccctatgtagtgcactattttgaccAGGGGAATAGTGTGTCCCAAACTCCTCAGTCCTCAAAGATGACGCCATGCTGTTCTGGTGGGCCGAAGACCGATGGGGTGTGCCGTCACATagagtggcttgcaaaagtattcacaccccttggcatttttcctattttgttgccttacaacctagaattaaaatgtattttgggcggggttgtatcatttgatttacacaacatgccaaccactttgaagatgcaaaatattttatattgtgAAACGAAcaacaaataagacaaaaaaacaaaactagagcgtgcataactattcacccccccaaagtcaatactttgtagacccACCTTTtgaagcaattacagctgcacgtttcttggggtatgtctctataagcttgg containing:
- the LOC139391160 gene encoding LOW QUALITY PROTEIN: heparan-sulfate 6-O-sulfotransferase 2 (The sequence of the model RefSeq protein was modified relative to this genomic sequence to represent the inferred CDS: inserted 3 bases in 2 codons; deleted 1 base in 1 codon; substituted 2 bases at 2 genomic stop codons), which gives rise to MDERSTNHHRLLIALVIILLFGVIVLQYLCPRSDRQLLHLGSLASNSGSNAIGSQGNDIGFSGQDTYVAEDCALARFVPRFNFTSADLSRLVDFNIQGDDVIVFLNIHXTGGTTFGRHLVRNIKLERPCECHAGQKKCTCYRPGKRETWLFSRFSTGXSCGLHADWTELTNCVPSLMNTREPPKKPTVPSRNYYYITILRDPVWRYLSEWRHVQCGATWKASLHVCDGRAPTLAELPSCYPGDDWSGCSLQEFMDCPYNLANTWQVRMLADLSLVGCYNVSAMSEDERWAVLLESAKRNLRGMAFFGLTEYQRETQYLFKRIFRLAFISLFTQLNGTRAASVEAXSDKAQWTELYEYARDLLLHRFQVAREQERKQARERRQQKRRRLRGKLGSTRLGMXVAEWPSDKPQWTETQAGEAITTHLRPPSPERKHQKRGGGEPVEAEVQLPDCWGLEENSTIEDYMDNVEQWR